Part of the Penaeus monodon isolate SGIC_2016 unplaced genomic scaffold, NSTDA_Pmon_1 PmonScaffold_864, whole genome shotgun sequence genome, AAAAGAATGATTTCTAGGTGAATTTATGAAGTAAACATAAATATTGGAAAATTCCACGTTAGGCCAGTCCGCCAATAGACTTGACCATTCGTCTGCGGTTATCCGGTAGGAACCCCTTCGCGCTTCGCTGCCTGGATTTTCTCGAGCTAACGTTTTCTTGTTGTCCTCTGTAACATGTCAAATTGGTCGTTAAATACTTTGTCAACGAAGGGAGACAAGATGTTCAGTGATCAATGAACAAGTAGTACTTCGCGGACACTTGACTGCGAATGTTTTGAGCCAAACACGATCGCCGCCCTTAGCGATGCTTCGAGTGATGTCACATCGAACTGGGCATTTAGCAATGTATGTTTGCAAAAGCACATTCTTTTTATGATCATAAATATGACTATTTCGCTGATTTTAGGGTCTAGACTACTGCCGCGCCTTCTGTCAGGTGTGTTTCTTCCCACGGTTGCATCAATTCATCATGAACCAGGATTGGAACGATCCCAAGAGCAAATTGCAGCAGTGTTGCTTGACCCTGAGGACTATGGATGGAGGGGAACCTGACATTCCCATTTACAAGTAAGTGGAAGTTGATACTGCACGTAAACTAGTTGTACTGCCATTGCAATCACTAGCTGCATGCTGTATTCATCATTGTAGTATTGCACTCAGTGATGTATTTATAACTTAACCGCTAAGTACACATAGTATTGCCCTCTTATGTGACATAAGCATACTCTTCTTTATCATAGAGTTATTGAGTGCAAGGGCCCCACCAACACACGTGTGTACACCGTAGCTGTGTATTTTCGTGGACGACGTTTGGCCAAGGCGTCGGGGCATTCGATTCAGCAAGCGGAGATGAATGCAGCTCGAGAAGCTCTCCTCAACTCCAAAGGTAGGAATCGGAGTGCTGGTTGTATTATTTGGTTATTGGAGGGGttgattttcatttctattttggaACTCTCGGTAAGAGACGTTTTAAGATTTACCATGTTAATTGTGGGAGGGGAAATTACTGGTAAAAGTACTTAGCAAGTGCTGCCAATAGTATTTTTGTGATCATTAATCGTCGTTTGagctttatttaattattcattatgcaGACGATTATTCTGCTAGGTTAAGTATTTATTAAAGGGTGCATTTCAGTGAAAGATATGTAGATTTAAATATTGCCTATCGAAATATGTCCTTGGTTGTGGAATACCAGATTACAGAAGAGGGCCGGGTCTGGTTCGATATTTCTAGGCTTAACTCTTTGCTTTCAAGTTGTCTGTGGTTATTTGTCAAATTCTGTAGAGTATAATGTTGCAGTTTCATCTACGGTGTACCtattatgtttgtgtgaataATTGGTTTATTTGTTGTTCCACTTTTACATTCAATGGTTtaattctatttctcttttttcttcaacaTTATTTTAATAGATTTGAAGATTGTGAAGTTTTCATGCTCTCCTCTCCCGATTTCAGAGCTGTTCCCGCAGCGGGACCACCAACGTAGAGTTATCGAGAAGAGCGTCAAGATCCAGGGCGTCTCGAAACTTGGCTcgccacacagagagagagatcggggcagagacaaagaccgggagagggagaggtccGGACGGGGatacagaagggaggaggaaaggcgagGAGAAAAGGAGCgcggcagagaaagggagaagctaTGGGAGGAGAGGcacaaggaaggagaaaaaagcagAGGTGGAGATAGTAGAGGCCGAGTGTTGGGGAGAGGGATCAGCTGGccggagacagggagagagacagcgagaggaaTAAGGCGAACGAGAGGGACAAATTTAGCAGGGAAAGGGACAAGCCgggtggggagagagatagactaacaggagagagagagaggctaccaggggagagagacagaccgtaCAGTGACCGAAGCAGAAGTACCGGAGACCGGAAATACAAATTAATGTcagacgaggagaggagatacAGATCAGATGCAGAAAAATTACACGACGACAGGGAGCCATCCGAAGAATCGAAATTGCGTACATGCACAAAGAGCATGTCAAGAGAAAATGCAGACTCGGACCGAAATCGAGAGAAGTACAAGAGCTACATAGGAATGCCATCTGCTGAGCACCACCTAAAACCAACCAGGAATTCCAGGAGCGATTCCAGTGCGAAGCCCTCGCGCTCAGCTTGGTAATTTAGATATTTTCATTTCCAGATATGCCTTGTGATCATCCAAACATTCCTCGTCGAATGACAGTTCGGCTATCATCTTGTCAGGGGTCTTTGCTTACAAcggtcatatttatttttaaagaaaaaatgatttgCTAGTCATGAATTAAGACCTCAGGATCGGTAACTTATTATTTAAATGCTGAATGCCTTTTGCTTAAAACAAAGAAATCCCATGATATTCTTGAGTATTGCCGAAGTCTGTAACCAGTGAATTTTGTGATACAATCAATCAAGCGACAAGTATTAAGTTCTTAAAAACAAGTTGTAAAAATTAATGTCTTACAAGACGGTGTAGGgagtatattctattattatttatgttacctAAAACGTATGTGAATATGGCATAATCCCTTGAATAGCATTTTGTTCGTATTTGAAAATTTATGCTGAAACCGGTTTTATACTCTTATTTTAGATGCAATTAATTTTCTGAATGTCTTTTAAGTGTATGTTCAGTCTAATGTGTATGTGAAAGTGATTTTATAatgaatgtattaaaaataaatatacatatttttaacccTGTCAGAagttggtttgggtttgtttgaaAACGGGGTTTTCTTGGAGAAATTTACttaatcttcatttcttttttagaaTAACATGGTATGCATCAACAGTGTATAGAGGTGTATAGCTTTACATTTTGTATATCTcctgacatccccccccccccaaatcactttcttgttgttgtcgtgggggggggggggttaggagattgggactgaggcccagtgtagggAATCACCCCTACCCTCGGACCTCAGCCCtcccctcaactaattttgcatggcccttttcttctcctttccttttcctttcacttcgTCCCCTTATTCTGTCCGCTTATCGTAATCGAGAACTCATTTTTGCCGTTTACGcctcaatactttatcataatgatccatgctcccttaactccttccccttctaacaactTTTACCTTATACTGTACCCCCATCagctcccctctctaccctttcatTACCATACTaacctctagtactgttcaacctgtaactttcccaaattaactcattcctaatctTTTTCGCTACTATACTTTACCATAGCGCCATATGACCTTTAATGACATATAACACTTCCTTACCTGGGGCCTTTGCCCCCAAGCCTCACGCTATCGCTATATTTGAatacgccactaatgaccttagatgttgaagcaaacgaaatttttcaataaatgaaCAATGTCCCGACATGttagtctctttttttattatatttaggtTTCATAAATTTCTTGGTTTTCTACACATTAAGAGCTCGCAAATACTTGCTATTGTGCGTAATGAAATTAATGGTTGTCTATGTATTTACTTCATAAGTTCAAATCTAATTTATGTAAAGTTAACAACTGTATTTTTGCTGGGAAAGTCCTCGTTTCTATTTTAGGTAGCAAATCAGAATCAAGTAGGAATCTTAATGTTCATATAGTGGTTTTCTCTAAAGTCATTAGCggcatattcaaaatacagcAATAGGGTGGGGCTTAGGGACGAAGCCCCAGGTTAGGaagtcagtctctgtctctgtctctgtctctgtctctgtctctgtctctgtctgtctgtctgtctgtctgtctctctctctctctctctctctaaggtgatgtttgtggatttccagaatggccaAAAACAAATGTGACAGACACAAAAGGTCACACCATTATgacaaagtattgtggcgaaaaggataaaaatgagttaatgattaggataagtggacagaagaagggatgaagaagacaaggaataggaaggcaaaattagttgaggcaagtgATTAGGTCCAAGGGAGGGGTGATCctcttttactttaatttaaaaaaactgatGCCTTTGAACATACATTTAACCAGTTTTGCACCCAATCTCCAGTTAACTTGAAAGGAGTCTACATCAgaacaattgaaaataatgaaagttgATTATTCAGTAACATTTGTATTCAGAACTATGAccatttattattcacttttccTGCGTCAGCATCTAAGgacattagcggcgtattcaaattATAGTGATAGCGTGAGGCTTGGGGGCAACacccccaggtaaggaagtgccACATGACTTATAAGGTCATATGATGCTATGGTAAGGTTGAGTAACGAATAGAGTTAGGGATGAATTACAAGTTGTACAGTACTAGAGGTactatggtagtgaaaagggtagagagagggagctgaTGGGGTACGTATATGATAAAGGCTGTCTGAATTGAGTGGGGAGCATTGTGTTGAAAACAGCAAATATGagtattgaaaaaagaaaggacaagacAACTCCGTGCAAAATTAGTTGGAGTGAGGTCTGaggtctccgtctcctaagccccctcacgacaacgagcaagggatggggaggaacTATTAGCTCCCTGTGAAGCTAAATGGAAGCCATATTTAGCCTTATTCCCACCAATTTCTCCCATTTAACATTCTTAATCAATATAAGTTTGAGTGGTTTGTCTTAAATATCTTgtgcagaaccccccccccaaaaaaaaaaaaaaattttcacatgaTACTCTGATATTCAGcctatttcaaatttcttttttgttcagtTGCCTTAACTCCTTAATCCTGTGTTCATGCGAGGTCGTAAGCACTCCATTAATATTCTACCACCTGCCATTATTTTGCATGGCATATCCAACAGTAACGAACCAATGCCCAATCATAGATGTTACACTATTTGTCATGGCCAAACTAACTTATCAAACCTCAACTGACAGCTTAATTTTTGCTAAAACCCAGTAATAATTTTGGCAACCACTATGCATAACAATTCCCAGTCAGTGGTTTGTTCTCTTATCCTGTGTACAATAATATTGTATAGTTTTCTGCTACTttctatattagtatttattgttgtttgataATCCGAGATTCCTTTGTGCAATTGGAAAGTGCTCTCTTCCTTCAACTTTTGATATTCTGCCACTAGGCATTTTCtcgtgttttctttatttttgttactgcaGTCCCTGTATCTTTTCTTAAATACTCCTATgattttaataaactaaaatgCAAAATTAATCATGCAATCACTTTCAAGTGAGGCTTTAGTTtttctacatctatatacatcatgAAGACGAgatgtaataaacataaacaacttatatataataaaatattaaaaggaaaaatatattcacAGTACTTTCATGTAAGAGATACTAGAggggtatgcatatattcacgtCAATATTTGAAGGAAATCTATCCTTCTGCTATCCAAAATAAAGCCATATCCAGGAGTGCGCACATGCCTATTAAATAATGTCAAAGTGGCTGAGCAACCAATTCCTCTTGCAAACTGGTTGTTTTGTCACTACTCGGGACATGCAATAACAGTCATGCTTACTCTCTGGACATGGCTTATTGTATCAGTTCAGCAATACTATCAAgtttatttaaataaagaaatcatATCTGAAATATACTTTAGTGTGTGGTCTCTAAAACTCAATTCACTGAAGATCATCTGTATTGCTATCAATGAGTTACTATTTGCAGTTATTTTAAATGTTCCTTAGAAAACTTGGCTACTTCTATTTCTATGAGAACAATGTAACAAAcctcaatgataattataacatttgactgcatatatttctttaaatgtaaatatactataattctcAAAGAAAACTtcagttttgattttttgaatgTTTATGCAACACTGTGAAAATCAAGATTCACATATTGAATCTTTCTTCTCACCgtcaatatttacatttaaaaaaagaataaaaataaataaaatgaacaagtaaaaagCAAATTCAAATGTACATCACCTATCACTAttataaaacactaaaaatacttttaaaataagcAAGAAGCCTACTACAAATTCTAATGAGTGGGAAAATGAATAAGATATCCAGTTTAAATGGAtcgctttctctttatttcatagtGGGAATAAATGTTTTTCTTCTACATTTGTTAAGATATGTAAACTGAAATGTTGTCTTTGGATAATATCATTAAAGTGTTTCAATCACTGTCACTTGGgtgtaagggagagaaaggatacgaggcagaagaaaggaaatgaaattaaaagtgTGAAGTTACCACACAGTTTCTAAGATAAGTCTAGTTGAGCAAGACAGTTCTATGCGTGCAGCATACTGTAAGTACTAGTTGGTGAGGCGAAGAGTACAGAATAGCCtccctttttaccattttttctccCAATTCCTAAAATCCAAAATATTATACATCCCAAAATGAAGTAGTTAACACTAACTGTTGGCAatgtatctatatagtaataataataatgttcatagtaAATAGATCTGCTATCTAAATAAACAAAGATGAGATAAATAATATCAAACTCAACATGCATTAATGACTGTTGTTtaaatataccatacatacattatcaAATGCCTAAATCAAATTTTCAGATAAACTACAATAAGTTACAAAAACTGCCATTTTACCTGTAAGGTTTGCAAGGTACATTAATACAGTCAAGAGCAGACAGCAGTATCATGTATCTTTAGgatttctctttatttgtctaaGCTTACTTTGTCTATCATAAGCTAGCTCATAAGGATTGCAAAGTAACACACACTCCAGGAGACATTGAGTTTATTGCAATAAGACAACTACACAAGGTGTGTTGAACTTGCTGCTAAGAGTGTTGAGGAGGGGGCGGAGGCCCCTCACTCGCTCTGGATCAGTTATAAAAGCTGAGGGGTCTAAAAGAGTCCCATCCATTCAATAGTGTGGggccaattaaaattaaaagactGTGACGTAGGCGTGCCACGTGGGTGGTATGCAGGTGTGGTTGGTTGGGTAGGCCGCAGCCAATATTGTAATTCTTGCCACACCCACTAGCTGCCACTGCCACGTGAAGCAACACGAAGCCTTCCCAGAGTTGCCCATACAGTGCGCTTTTCAACAGCGTAACAATGAGGGAACGATATCAAGTCATACACATGGTAAAATGCACAAGTTACAATAACATATTGGAACCTCAGCTAGCCAGACAGCATACCATCAGGGGCAGTGACAGTAGAGCATGGTGGCCAGGGGTGCCTAACCCTTTCCCTGAAAATAACAAGGGAACAGGTAATGGGTGTGTATTCTGTCGCCATGTGTCCCATACACATTAGCAATGGCCCCAGTTTCCCCAGGTTCCTCAGCAGCAAGTTGGCGCATGGCCAGCAGCAAGACAGCGTCCACGGGTTACCCATGGCCTGGTCATTACTCTCTTCTCTATGGTGTAAGATTGGCAGGGTTCACCCATCATTTAACGCCTCTTGCACTTTGGTCACGCTCTTTACATTGTCAATGTAAACCTGTTTCTTATGTAAATGCCAGTAATAATGTCTTAGGCTTCAAAAATGTTCTTATATAGTGATCAGCATTACTTTCTATAGCATTTTTCACAAGAGGGATATCTTCCAAAGGGTACACCCTCCTTTCTTAAAAAGCTCATTTCAAACCCCTACTCTGTAGTAGCTACAGGAACCATCAATCCTGAGCCAGTAAACCAAAAGAAATCATTTAACAACTAGAAGAGAGACTCATGTGCATTACACACTTACTTTCCTTTAGTGGAGTAGTATCTTCTTGTATTAAATAAACAAGCACAGGTGCCTTCCCAGTACCACTGAGTCCTTACTTAACTGACAAGATACAAAAATCAACCAAAGTAACATATGCACGTCCATATGCATTTAACACTTCTAAAGAAAACCATAGCATCAATCATGTCTATGTTTCTAGCACAGCGTTGAAAGCTTTTCaaatagaggaaaataaagtTCACTCAACATTACGCACTTTGCCTTTCAATAGAGAAATAAACCACAAATTCAAACTGTTTCAACCACAGCAAATCTGCCTCACCACTgggtttatcatttcatttacattttttttttttttcattactgatatAAATCTTCTTCCAAAGATAAGAACTTTCTCgtcttaagaaaaaataatggtaataaaaaaaagaaagaataacttTATGGATAATTAAAACATGATCttttaaaataaggaagaaaaaataaattcaaacttCGTCACCATCATGATACACGGTCCATTGAATACCACCTGCACTTTAGGACAGCTAAATGCCTCGCTTCGTTTTTCACAGAAGCCTCCGCAATCACATGAGGCTTCATTTTGGCTGGCCATCAGCTGCTGTGGAGGGTGTAGCTGACACCTTGTCAACTGAAAGCTCCTCCTTGGTGGATGAAATTGACTCTGCTTGcttgtcttctcctttcttctctgatTTTCCAGCTGTGTAAGAAAATGGGTTTCTTAGTATATTTGTAGAATCAGAAACAAGTTCTAGCTAAAAATATCAAGCCTGGTCATATATATACCAAAGCtgctatcatcatgataatattaataataacagaaataataaagtaatagtaataataatagcaacaataacaatattatcattacaacaataaTTACAGCAACTACTATATGGTGATATGAAAAAGAACAGCTGAAAAGAAAGCATAAAGCACCAAAAGAGGGCTAACCTTCCCGATTGAAGAATGCCTGAGTGGTGCTCAAAGCATCTGCCCTCAACTTGGCCTGTTGGGCTGAGCTGGGGGGGTTGGAGCTCCTCTGCTGAGACTGCTGCTGCTGGCCCTGTGACTGGCCACGGCCACCACGATGACTGCCACTGCTGCCAGAGCCCTGGGCTGCTGGTGGCCGCTGAATGGGGCCAGGATTTGGATAGCGCGAGTTAGAGGCCATTCCAGGAGTTGGGCCACTCAGGGTTTGGGTGCCCATGGCAACTGGCCACGCAGACCCATCACCATGCCTGAAGACCTTAAACTTCCACCCATCATCTGAGGAGAGTGGTTAGCAGTTGCAATTTTgtgagataaagacaaaaaagtgaAGAGCCTGATCTTTCACAAGTGATAACAAGAAAATTGATCCATTAATACTACCCATACATCACTAACAACCTTTCTACTTTTAACTGTCCTCTTAGATACATGTCCTCCTTAAACTTTATTCTCAAAGTCCCaccatgttgtgtatatataattattttcccaagaataaagaaaaaaatatctgtaaaGTTTCTTCAGTCATACCTCTACTAATGCATAAGGAAGATGCTAAGAAGTCAGTAGAGggatgaaaaacacaaaaataataccacATGACCTCTCAAAATGAATGCAATACTGGGGTTGAAGAAAGAAAAGCTACTGCCCCTCACTTTGCAAAATGTTAAACTCTACTTCTATATACTTCAAATAATACTTTTTGAAAACAAATCTAACAGCTGCTTCAACTTCCTGAAGACATTAATCAAATATACTAATTTAACCCTTGAACCCAtttcctgacgggtggcatgtacgcacgtgccatggcatggcaggactatctgccgggggcatgtatgtacatgccatggtgtatgtatggagatgccagttatttttttttacaatcacggcaaaatattattttttctgccactgaaagtgtgattaagtcgtttttaacactcatttttactatggaaaaaaaaaaaaaaaaaaaaaaaaaaaaaaaaaaaaaaaaaaaaaaaaaaaaaaaaaaaaatcaactccatgatgccgcacactgcttattttattcagactatagactgaataatgatcaactatggagtctatataacaacaaaaatacccttcagtctcgattcaTCAGGAactttggcaagtagagactttagaaaataatgaaaactgaaaatacaactaTCTTCgcagtattacgaagaaacggcatgggatgctggtatttggcatgagtggtcgcgcatgctagggcgacgatataagcccccggcagcgaggcccaggccactatgaatactacccgtcgggaaagggttaattacACTATCAGAAATCTCTGTCACTGACTCCAGAGGCTTCTGGTAACCGTCCTGCCATTGGCCTGGCAGTCCGTTACATGTAGTGGAACTTTCTACTCTGTGATGCCTATAGATGTACCCGGCACATTGAGTTGGTTTATTAGGGACTGCTATAGGCATGGCTTGGCAAATTGGTTAAGGGTGCACAGACATCATTGGTGTCAGAaaataaaccattaaaaaaatggCCTATTTCACTTCAATATCATCTAAGATCACTGTAGCAGGCACAGGAATCATTAGGGGCAGATGCCTGAGCAAAGTATGGCACAATGTATAATTAGGCTCCAAGAAGCCAAGCTCTAGAAAAGTGATTGATAATATCGTAATGACACTATCTTTGTATGGTAACCAAGCCAGGGCTCCTTTGGCCAGAAAGTATgagaaacaggaggaaaaggGTTGGAACAGTCACTTTTTCACATTCctaaatttgttaatttttttgcaaCCCATCAATCAAGCAAAGAAAAAGACTTAGAAAAGGGCAAAGCTGTAGCAGCTGGAAAACATTAGGAAAGTTTAAGAGACcatgtgagaataaaaagaaagggggaccAGTGCCTCATGTGAAATGACACCATCATTGCTAGCTGCTCTCCATTAAGGCAGAGCATATttcaaggagaggaggggaagagagaggagaagagaagagaggaaagaagagaggagagataaagataagagaaaaaagagagagagagagagagaggagagagaagagagaggagagagagagagagagagagagagaggagagaagaggagagagagagagaagagagagagagcaaaattttgtatattaactAATTATCACAACCCCAAAAGAAATTACTGAAACTATTGAGCTTTTAGTGGCCCCTAAAATGCTAAATCAATAAAATAGAAACCCTTTTATAATCACACAAGTATGTAATGTTTGAAGTGAATGGGGAGGGACAGCATGAAGAACATCAATACCTCATGCACTTAGAATAC contains:
- the LOC119571912 gene encoding uncharacterized protein LOC119571912; amino-acid sequence: MGTQTLSGPTPGMASNSRYPNPGPIQRPPAAQGSGSSGSHRGGRGQSQGQQQQSQQRSSNPPSSAQQAKLRADALSTTQAFFNREAGKSEKKGEDKQAESISSTKEELSVDKVSATPSTAADGQPK